In a single window of the Drosophila miranda strain MSH22 chromosome XL, D.miranda_PacBio2.1, whole genome shotgun sequence genome:
- the LOC108157214 gene encoding protein CWC15 homolog, translated as MTTAARPTFDPARGGSGRGEKDLSALSKQYSSRDLPGHTKLKYREPGQGTTEEIRSRDFRKELEEREREARPGAASSKALPSIVRKAIEANNTTGSTNKRAKVDGQSQLLLQQQQQANIDADEALDNDSSDSDSDSDDDDAALLAELQKIKHERLQETARKDAEKSREDERIRMENILSGNPLINYEPGTAASAAGRASGLGGDLKIKRRWDDDVVFKNCARSAPEKKTHFVNDALRSDFHKKFMDKYIK; from the exons ATGACTACAGCAGCGCGCCCCACATTCGACCCCGCCCGAGGTGGCTCTGGGCGCGGCGAGAAGGATTTGAGCGCTCTGAGCAAACAGTACTCTAGTCGCGATTTGCCAGGCCACACCAAACTGAAGTACAG GGAGCCTGGACAGGGCACCACCGAGGAGATCCGCAGCCGCGACTTCCGCAAGGAGCTGGAGGAGCGAGAGCGCGAGGCACGTCCTGGTGCCGCCTCGAGCAAGGCCCTGCCCTCGATTGTGCGCAAGGCCATCGAGGCAAACAATACCACCGGCAGCACCAACAAGCGAGCCAAGGTGGACGGTCAGtcccagctgctgctgcagcagcaacaacaggccAATATCGATGCGGACGAGGCCTTGGACAACGACAGCTCGGACTCGGACAGCGACTCGGACGACGATGATGCCGCCCTGCTGGCCGAGCTGCAGAAAATTAAGCACGAGCGCCTGCAGGAGACAGCCCGAAAAGATGCCGAGAAAAGTCGCGAGGACGAACGTATCCGCATGGAGAACATTCTCTCCGGAAATCCCCTGATTAACTACGAGCCGGGCACAGCGGCCTCCGCAGCCGGACGGGCCTCTGGCCTGGGCGGTGACCTCAAGATCAAGCGCCGCTGGGACGACGATGTCGTGTTCAAAAACTGCGCCCGATCGGCGCCCGAGAAGAAAACCCACTTTGTCAACGACGCCTTGCGCTCTGATTTCCACAAGAAGTTTATGGACAAGTACATTAAGTAG
- the LOC108157201 gene encoding protein lozenge, with protein sequence MHLHLLASDPATTQQSISSSSSGSSRSRGRSSGRRPHTGASSAAAAAAAAEAGAGAEAPESTTPDPAASDAGPATVAPVSIAGPGRLARSINGSSVGSHHPHSYYPPYPHHYTHNPHSHPHLQHLQHHHHPHHAHPSHHSMVTSSTSPTGNGWSTPGDYKGATAATAPAAPSVVTAATASTAAAAAAASVMCEVLPSSSASVGSSSPTGGASNGTAHSGHSGGGNSSSTTTATTNNNNNNNNNNNNSNSSNNNNNNNNAVHQDLLWMERLVLKRQQEHPGELVRTSNPYFLCSALPSHWRSNKTLPLAFKVVALAEVGDGTYVTIRAGNDENCCAELRNCTAQMKNDVAKFNDLRFVGRSGRGKSFTLTITVATSPPQVATYAKAIKVTVDGPREPRSKTSPTGGPHYRALGLGQRPYIDGFPKTLHELETLRRSAKVAAATTAAAAAATAATAATAVAAAAASVALPGSTTTGGVGVGVGVGGGSSGSGAGLVQQLSSNYSSPNSTINSDCQVYKPNAPHIQETDLMGAGEWTGSSSSAAAYYHSHAHHPHAHHAHAHAHAHAHAHAHHLQHQMALPPPPPPPAAAPVTNGAGGMGVGVGVGMGVGMGMGVGMSMNHYGSGYETASSLDAGNYAHLPAVLPEMHGHGFATDPYQTAGGYGTGAGAGKSDLENLGGGGYGAGGYNNAAAWSNGYNNYQYGNCSASAQYGGTGGHAAAPPPPPPPPVVLYPQLYSTVNQNQIHLHLHSSEKLEQYLGSASDQQLTISSLTGSRSSIEIGPAGGLLGLTGEQEQHQHQQQQQQQQLQQQPLEQSSEASNQSYHLSHHQQHPHQQQQQQQAVEQVQQGEGVGVEAPRDEDVGDLTQVWRPY encoded by the exons ATGCATTTGCATCTATTGGCCAGCGACCCAGCAACAACGCAACAgtccatcagcagcagcagcagcggcagcagcagatcCAGAGGAAGATCCAGCGGCCGCCGCCCCCATACGGGTGCCtcctcagcagcagcagcagcagcagcagcagaagcaggagcaggagcagaagcgCCAGAGTCCACCACCCCCGATCCCGCCGCCAGCGACGCGGGCCCTGCCACTGTGGCGCCCGTCAGCATCGCTGGCCCCGGCCGCCTGGCGCGCAGCATCAACGGCAGCAGCGTCGGCAGCCACCACCCACACTCGTACTACCCCCCCTATCCGCACCACTACACCCACAATCCTCACTCGCATCCGCACCTGCAGCACCTACAGCATCACCACCATCCGCACCACGCGCACCCGTCCCACCACAGCATGGTGACATCCTCCACCTCGCCCACGGGAAACGGCTGGAGCACGCCGGGCGACTACAAAGGGGCCACGGCCGCCACCGCCCCTGCCGCCCCGTCGGTGGTCACGGCCGCCACAGCATCcacagccgctgccgccgccgccgcatcGGTCATGTGCGAGGTCCTGCCCTCCAGCAGCGCCAGCGTGGGCAGCAGCTCGCCAACAGGTGGAGCCAGCAACGGCACGGCCCACAGTGGACACAGTGGTGGCGGCAACAGCAGTAGCACCACTACTGccaccaccaacaacaacaacaacaacaacaacaacaacaacaacagcaacagcagcaacaacaacaacaacaacaacaatgcaGTGCATCAGGATCTGCTGTGGATGGAGAGGCTGGTGCTGAAGCGGCAGCAGGAGCATCCCGGGGAGCTAG TGCGCACGAGCAATCCTTACTTCCTGTGCTCCGCCCTGCCCTCCCATTGGCGCTCCAACAAGACGCTGCCGCTGGCCTTCAAGGTCGTTGCTCTGGCGGAGGTCGGCGACGGCACCTACGTGACCATTCGCGCCGGCAACGACGAGAACTGCTGCGCCGAGCTGCGAAACTGTACCGCCCAGATGAAGAACGACGTGGCCAAGTTCAACGATCTCCGCTTCGTGGGACGCAGCGGACGAG gGAAGAGCTTTACGCTGACAATCACGGTTGCAACGAGCCCGCCACAGGTGGCAACCTACGCCAAAGCCATCAAAGTCACCGTCGACGGACCTCGGGAGCCGCGCTCCAAGACAA GTCCTACCGGCGGTCCTCATTACCGTGCCCTCGGCCTGGGCCAGCGGCCATACATCGACGGCTTCCCGAAGACGCTGCACGAACTGGAGACGCTCCGGCGCTCGGCCAAAGTTGCGGCCGCGAcgacggcggcggcggctgcggCCACAGCGGCCACGGCAGCCACAGCAGTAGCAGCGGCCGCAGCATCGGTGGCACTGCCCGGGTCCACCACCACAggcggagtcggagtcggagtgggagtgggcggtggcagcagtggcagcggcgcGGGTCTGGTGCAACAATTGAGCAGCAATTACTCATCTCCGAATAGTACAATCAACTCGGATTGCCAGGTCTACAAGCCGAATGCGCCCCACATCCAAG AAACCGATCTGATGGGCGCAGGGGAATGGACGGGATCCTCGAGCTCCGCAGCCGCCTACTACCACAGCCATGCCCACCATCCACACGCCcaccacgcccacgcccatgcccacgcccacgcccatgCCCACGCGCATCACCTGCAGCACCAGATGGCCCTGCCGCCGCCCCCACCGCCGCCAGCGGCGGCTCCAGTGACCAACGGAGCGGGCGGcatgggcgtgggcgtgggcgtgggcatGGGAGTCGGGATGGGCATGGGGGTGGGGATGAGCATGAACCACTACGGGAGCGGCTACGAGACGGCCAGCTCCCTGGACGCCGGCAACTACGCCCACCTGCCCGCCGTCCTGCCCGAAATGCACGGCCACGGCTTCGCCACGGATCCCTACCAGACCGCTGGCGGCTACGGAACGGGCGCCGGGGCCGGCAAGTCCGACCTGGAGAACCTCGGCGGCGGGGGATACGGGGCGGGGGGCTACAACAATGCGGCCGCCTGGTCGAACGGCTACAACAACTACCAGTACGGCAACTGCTcggcctcggcgcagtacggTGGCACGGGGGGTCACGCTGCGGCCCCGCCCCCGCCACCTCCCCCGCCCGTGGTGCTCTACCCGCAACTGTACTCGACCGTCAACCAGAACCAGATCCACCTGCACCTGCACAGCAGCGAAAAGCTGGAGCAGTACCTGGGCAGTGCCAGCGACCAGCAGCTGACCATCAGCTCCCTCACGGGCAGCCGCTCCAGCATCGAGATCGGGCCTGCTGGCGGCCTGCTGGGCCTCACcggggagcaggagcagcaccagcaccagcaacagcagcagcagcagcagctccagcagcagccgctggaGCAGTCGTCGGAGGCCTCCAACCAAAGCTATCATCTgagccatcaccagcagcatccccaccagcagcagcagcagcagcaagcggTGGAGCAGGTGCAACAGGGCGAGGGGGTGGGCGTTGAGGCGCCGCGGGACGAGGATGTGGGCGATCTCACACAGGTTTGGCGACCCTATTGA